Genomic segment of Fischerella sp. PCC 9605:
AAAATTGTAAGCATTAAAAATTAAGGAAAATGGTAAAGGGCAAAAGGCAAAGCTTAAAGAGATATTTTTCTTTAAGTACTCTCTACGATACTAAAGCTGAAAAATCAACAGACAATTTATCTGTATACACTGCGGGAAGCCGCCATGACAGGTGTCTATATCTTTGGTTAAAAATATCTAAAAAATATTTTCTGAAGTAGAGGATTGAGTTCGTTAAATTTGATTAAGCTATATAGCTGGAACTAGGGAGTCAGGAAGGGGAAAGGGCGAAAGGGTAAAGGGGAAAGGAAAAAATAATTCCTTGAACTCTTGCCCTTTTCCCGACTTCTGCAATAAGTCTATTCTTTGGGCGAAAAAGGAGATACATTTGGTGGAACCGATAAAATCGGAAGTAAAACAGCGAGTTCTGGAACTGCGACAATTACTACAACAGGCTAGTTATGCTTATTACGTCCTCGATTCTCCAATTATGGAAGATGCTGTTTACGATCAGCTGTATCGAGAATTGCAAGACTTGGAAACCCAGTATCCAGAATTGGTAACACCGGATAGCCCTACTCAGCGGGTGGGTGAAAAGCCTGCAACACAGTTTACTTCGGTGCGCCACAATATCCCACTGTATAGTTTAGAAAATGCGTTTAACATAGACGAATTGCAGGCTTGGGATCAGCGCTGGCGGCGACAACTATCCCCACAAACAGAAGTAGAGTATGTCTGCGAATTAAAAATTGATGGAAATGCTTTAGCTTTGACTTATGAAAATGGTGTTCTCACCCGAGGTGCTACTAGGGGTGATGGCGTGATAGGTGAAGACATCACCCAAAATGTGAGAACAATTCGTTCAATCCCCTTGCGTTTGAATGTAGAGACGTTGCATGCAACGTCTCTAGCAGAAAGGGTGGAGGTGCGAGGCGAGGCATTTTTACCTCTAGATGTGTTTAAGCAAATGAATGAAGAAAGGCAAAAAGCGGGCGAGTCGTTATTTGCCAATCCTCGCAACGCCGCGGCTGGTACACTCAGACAGCTAGACTCTCGAATTGTGGCGCGAAGGAGACTAGATTTTTTTGCCTATACGCTGCACATTCCCGGTATGGACGATGCGAGTATCGCCAATACCCAGTGGGAAGCCCTGGAATTACTACAGAAGTTGAGTTTTCGCGTTAATCCCAACAAGCGTCTGTGTGCTTCTTTACAGGAAGTGGCTGAATATTATCAGCATTGGGATACGGAAAGGCTGAATTTACCCTATATGACCGATGGGGTAGTGGTGAAGCTAAATTCCTTTAAACTGCAAGAACAGCTGGGATTTACGCAAAAGTTTCCCCGTTGGGCAGTAGCCCTCAAGTATGCGGCAGAAGAAGCACCCACTCGTGTAGAAAATATCGCGGTGAATGTGGGACGAACAGGGGCGCTGACTCCCTTAGCAGAAATGCGCCCCGTCCAACTAGCAGGAACTACAGTTTCCCGCGCTACTTTACACAACGCCGATCGCATTGCTCAATTAGATATCCGCATCGGCGATACTGTGATTGTCCGCAAAGCTGGGGAAATTATCCCAGAAGTTGTGCGCGTTCTCAAAGAACTGCGTCCCCCAGATACACAACCTTTTGTTATGCCCACTCACTGCCCGGTATGCGGTCAACCCGTAGTGCGGGAAATGGGTGAAGCGGTGACTCGCTGCGTCAATGCTTCCTGTCCGGCTATTCTCAAAGGGGCAATCGAACATTGGGTAAGCCGTGATGCCTTAGATATTCGCGGTATCGGCGAAAAACTCGTGCATCAACTCGTAGATAAAGAGTTAGTGCATTCTGTTGCCGATTTATATGATTTGACAGCCGACAAGTTGTATGGATTGGAACGCATGGGGAAAAAGTCGGCTGAGAAATTAGTGGATGCGATCGCCCAATCAAAAAATCAACCTTGGTCAAGGGTATTGTATGGTTTGGGCATCCGTCACGTTGGTAGTGTCAATGCCCAATTGCTAACAGAAAAGTTTAAGAACGTCGAACAGTTGGCAGCAGCACGAGTTTCAGACATTGAAGGTATTTACGGTATCGGTGCGGAAATTGCTGAGTCTGTGTACCAGTGGTTTCGCATTAGCGCCAATCAAGCTTTGATTGAACGCTTGCAAGCAGCTGGGTTGCAACTTGCCTCTACAGAGGAAACGCCAGTAGTAAGCGATCGCAATCAAAAATTGGCGGGTAAGACCTTTGTGATTACTGGTACATTACCAACCTTGAAACGGGATGAAGCAAAGGCATTAATTATAAAAGCTGGTGGAAAAATTACTGAATCTGTAAGTAAAAAAACAGACTATTTAGTTGTGGGAGAAGATGCAGGCTCTAAGTTGGAGAAAGCGCAATCATTGGGAATTATGCAGTTGAGTGAGACGCAGTTATTGGAGATTTTGCAAGGGTAATACCAAATATTTTTTACAACCTTCCTGTATAGCCCGCCTCGCGGGCTTTGTTTTTTAGTTAAAGCTGCCAGAGATTGTATCAATTTCACAACATTTGTTGACAGCTACTAAATATTCATGTCAATTTAAATGACATGAATGTCAAGCATTAATAGGGTAAAGTCTTATGCTTCATCACATCTCGATCGCTGTTGAAAATCCCCAACATGTAGCCGAAGTTTTAGCAGAACTGTGGGGTGGTCGTGCCTATCCTTTTCCCATGTACCCCAACAGCTACATCGCTTTTGCAGGGGATGCTCATGGTACAGCCATTGAAGTCTACCCACTTGGTAGCGAACTTGTTCCAGGTAGACCAGATTTACCAGATTTGCAGTTCAATCGGTCTGACTCCAAATTTAGCGCTACCCATGCCGCTATTTCTGTACCTTTAAACCAAGAACAGATTGAGCAAATTGCTGCCCGTGAGGGTTGGCAAGCTCAACTAGGCGATCGCGGGCCATTTTTCCAAGTGGTGGAACTATGGGTTGAAAACAGCATCTTGCTTGAACTGTTAACCCCTGAAATGGCAGCGCGATACGTTGCTTTCTCCACACCTGAGAATTGGGAAAAATTGGTATTAGCAGCAGCACCCGTGTAAATCAAAAAGCCTTCAGGAGAAGACAAATGCGACAATAAGATGAAATTTATTTTAGAATTGATTTCATGAAAGCTGACATAAATGATCAAGAACAATCAGCTCCTCCAAAGCGCACTTACAACAGCCAACTTCGCAAAAAGCAAGCCTCCCAAACGCGCAATCTGATCCT
This window contains:
- the ligA gene encoding NAD-dependent DNA ligase LigA, with product MEPIKSEVKQRVLELRQLLQQASYAYYVLDSPIMEDAVYDQLYRELQDLETQYPELVTPDSPTQRVGEKPATQFTSVRHNIPLYSLENAFNIDELQAWDQRWRRQLSPQTEVEYVCELKIDGNALALTYENGVLTRGATRGDGVIGEDITQNVRTIRSIPLRLNVETLHATSLAERVEVRGEAFLPLDVFKQMNEERQKAGESLFANPRNAAAGTLRQLDSRIVARRRLDFFAYTLHIPGMDDASIANTQWEALELLQKLSFRVNPNKRLCASLQEVAEYYQHWDTERLNLPYMTDGVVVKLNSFKLQEQLGFTQKFPRWAVALKYAAEEAPTRVENIAVNVGRTGALTPLAEMRPVQLAGTTVSRATLHNADRIAQLDIRIGDTVIVRKAGEIIPEVVRVLKELRPPDTQPFVMPTHCPVCGQPVVREMGEAVTRCVNASCPAILKGAIEHWVSRDALDIRGIGEKLVHQLVDKELVHSVADLYDLTADKLYGLERMGKKSAEKLVDAIAQSKNQPWSRVLYGLGIRHVGSVNAQLLTEKFKNVEQLAAARVSDIEGIYGIGAEIAESVYQWFRISANQALIERLQAAGLQLASTEETPVVSDRNQKLAGKTFVITGTLPTLKRDEAKALIIKAGGKITESVSKKTDYLVVGEDAGSKLEKAQSLGIMQLSETQLLEILQG